TTGAGTTTCGGCAATCATTTTACCTTCTACTTCTAACCATGTGTCGGTGGGATAGTCTTTACGACTTCCTGTAAGCTTCACTGGCAGCGCTACGGGATAGGCATCGGCGGCACAGCAGGTTATTACAAATCTAGTTATTAGCAGATATTGCTCTGGCAGTTCAGGCGGATATACAACAAACCCCTGGACTTTGGCTTTTTTGCCTATGTATGCATCCGGTTCGGGATAAACATTAAGCGTCCGCACCCAGTCAATAAGCGATCGCTCTTCAGATCGGCCTGAAGTGCGAAAAGATTGAGTTTTGGAGCGTGTTATGGTGAGAGACTCGTTGACGCCCCGTTGAACGGCTGTTTGGCTAGTGAAGATTTTGGGGGCAACTAACAAACCTAGTATTGCTGTTGCCAGCAACAGCCCGCTACTCCAACCAGGGGGAAACAGAGTGATGTGCCCAACGCTGGGAGTGGGAGCTTTTTCTCGTCGAGATGGGGTTCGCAGGCGGGAAATGACCAGGTTCCAAGCTTTTAAAGCGCTCAAGATTAATAAGCAAATGGCGGTGAGCAAGACTAACCAAAAATAATGTGGGTGAATCAGCAGCTTTAACTCACCAGTGAACCAGTATTTTAGTAGCAAGATGCCCCAAGCGGCGATCGCTAAGACATCCAACCATTCCACTACAAAGAAGACCCAAAATCGATTAGATCGAGAAGGTTGTGAGGCTCTAACAGTCATTAGAAATTATACAAAGAAGCTATAGGACAGGGTGAATAGAAGGGTCAGTTGAGCTGCCAGGAAAAATATATAAATCACCGCCCTTGTCTTGAAAATTGACAACATCAGACCCACACCTTTGAGGTCAATCATCGGCCCAAACACCAAAAATGCCAATATGGAGCCGGGGG
The Microcoleus sp. FACHB-831 genome window above contains:
- a CDS encoding TIGR03943 family putative permease subunit, producing MTVRASQPSRSNRFWVFFVVEWLDVLAIAAWGILLLKYWFTGELKLLIHPHYFWLVLLTAICLLILSALKAWNLVISRLRTPSRREKAPTPSVGHITLFPPGWSSGLLLATAILGLLVAPKIFTSQTAVQRGVNESLTITRSKTQSFRTSGRSEERSLIDWVRTLNVYPEPDAYIGKKAKVQGFVVYPPELPEQYLLITRFVITCCAADAYPVALPVKLTGSRKDYPTDTWLEVEGKMIAETQQDKRQLIIEASSVKKIPPVSDPYAY